DNA sequence from the Armigeres subalbatus isolate Guangzhou_Male chromosome 1, GZ_Asu_2, whole genome shotgun sequence genome:
ACTGAAGGAAATAAAAGCTCTCCGAAACGAGAATAGAAAATTGAAAACGAAGATAAGCCACGCAGATCCGAATGAAACTAATGATGTCGAATTACTGGTACAGCAGCCAGAAGCTACACAACATGTCCGCTATAGCAGAGCTCGCATCGATACGTCATCGCCAGTAATGTCTGGGATTTCACCGGCCTCCATGAGCGGGATGCCAATCAACGCATTGGGTATTCCGGAATGTCTTCCTTCGGATGGAGAAACGGAGATAGATAGAAAATCTTATGAGCACTGGAAGCAAATCATGGAAGCATCTTTGGATTTAATGAAGTCAACTGATGAAAAGACTAGGATgggtatttttaaaataaaagctGGTGCAAAGTTGTTAGAAGTGTATGAAAGTACAGCAACCCGACCTGGAATGCCGGATGAGAAAATGGAACCGTATTCCAATGCCCTTGCACGATTAAACGAGTATTTTGGTTCAAGAACGTATATACTATCACAAAGAAGCAAGTTAATCAATATGGTACAAAGAAGGATgaaaattgtgttcagtttgtAAGAAGAGTCAGAGCAGCAACAAAACTATGTGGATATCATAAGACCGAAGAAATGGAAGCTATGGTGCGTACAATAACTAAAGGAACTCTTGATTGCTGGGTGCGTACACTTGCACATAGGAATTGGGTTCGACAAGGTTCTTTAAAGGATTTGATTGATGCTGTTCGTGATTCGGAAATAGAGCGATTTAATGAGGAGGAGTTTGAAAAATCTCAACAGCGTAATCCACCAGTGAGGCACAACCCTGCTATAATAGCAGCTGTCGGTCATTATTCCAATCAACGGAACTTTCGTCATGCAAGATTTGGTGGTATGTAATTATAAGCATAGGTTTGAATGTGTTTTTCTTAaactaaaattgtttttttattagCTGGCAAGCAGAATTGGAATCCAAGCGGCAGAAACGATGCGTACTATAATAACCGCCCTAGTGCAAACAGAGGACGAAGAAAGATCTTTGCGCGTAATTCAGAGTTGTCTGGTCGTAGGACTGAAGCTAACCAATGTTGGAGATGCGGCAGCACATATCACAAAGCCCCTGAGTGCCCCATGATTGACAAAGTTTGCCACAAGTGCGAAATTAAGGGTCATATTTCGCGAATGTGTACAATGAACTCTGGACCTCGAGGGCTAAAGAGACGATTGCAAAATGAAGATTCATCGAGTTCCCGGTTCAACGAATCCCGTAGGATTGCCATTATAAGTGATCATAATGAGGACGCTGACGAAAAGGAAGAGAAGGTATTTTCCGatgatgatttaaatatttaaatgacATGCTTTCTAATGGCAAGTTGCTTCAAATGCTATCAaattactaaaaatattttttttcttgttattaaaatattgttgattgTATGTTTTTGTAATATGAttcttttagttttttttttttttcgaaaagaatgATGAATAGATTTTAACTAACGTATACATCTccgttatttaaattaaaaaaaagttctaatTCAATATATAAGAGCTATTTTAGAGAATGGTAACTTATTAAGTAAATATATATTATAGATTCCTAGACTAACTGGAAATGATCCAATCTACGTTGATAAAGTCGCTGTCGGGAAAAGACATGGAAAGAAAGAAACGGCTATTATTCTTGGACAAATAGCCAATATTGATGTCGAATTTTTCATAGATTCTGGCGCTCAAGTTAATACGGTTACCAAATCTACATTCAATACTATTTTGTAGAGTAAACCCAGTAAGAAACTTAGTTAAGATGTTCGTTATCAATCAGTCAATTAATAATTTAttagtttgtttatggatcagCCAAGAATATTGATGTTCTCGCAACATTTTCTGCCGAGCTGCATATCACGGAAGATAGaccaaaattcacagaaaaattTTATGTTGTGGACGAGGCCAGGTCATTATTAGGGTACAACACAGCATTAAGATATAGTGTACTTGCTGTGGGGCTTGACGTACCTGTGAAGGATATCGACTACAAAGTTTGGCCTTGTGAGCTGGCTCTATTAGACATGACAGAAATTAACGCAGTAGCAGCATCAAAGCATTTTCCTAAATTCAATGTTCCTCCAGTATCTttgaaatacaataaaaatattccACCATCTCGCAATGTGTATACACACATACCACCACCATTCAAAGATATGACTAAAAGAAAATGGATGAATTACTTGCAACAggtattaaaaatatattttaaatgtaTACATTACATGTTATTAACTTATTCCATTCCGGGTCAGGAATAATCGAAGAAGTGACTGAAGAAATGGACAGATCATTTTGTTCATCGCTTTTGGTTGTTCCCAAAGGAAAAGATGATATTAGAATAGTGATTGATCTTCGTGGTCCGAATAAGTGTATCTATAGAACACCATTTAAAATGCCTACGTTTGAATCAATACTCATGGAGCTTCACGGATCAACATTCTTTTCAACCATCGACCTCACCAGTGCATACTTTCACGTAGAACTTGATGAAGATTCTAGACATTTAACCAACTTTTTCGCTGGGGATGCTTTATACCGTTACTGCAGATTGCCTTTTGGTCTATGTAATGCACCagatatttttcaagaaatacTTCAGTCAATCATCTTGAAGGGATGCAAAGGAACTGTGAATTACTTAGATGATATATTAGTTCACGGAGAAACCAAGGAGGAGCACGACAAAAATCTGGCTGAAGTTTTAAATCgattgaaaaataataatgtttGCATAAATCTTTCAAAATGTGCGTTTGGACAAAAATCAGTTAGGTTTCTTGGATTCAGATTATCAGAAGAAGGATGGAGCATTGAAGatgataaaataaaagctaTTCAAAATTTTCGAGCCCCTCAATCGCTAGCGGAAGCCAAAAGTTTTTTAGGATTGATTACATTTGTTGAAAAGTTCATACATCAAAGAGCGGACAAAACAAGACATTTGCGCGAACTTATCAAGGAAGGTGTTTTTTATTGGGATCAACAGTTAGAAGacgaatttgaatatttgaaaaataatgcatGGAGAAGTATTCGAACATTAGGATATTTCAGTAAGGAAGATCGTACCGAATTATATGTGGACGCTTCCCCGTATGGCTTAGGTAATAAACTTATATAtattatttgaataaataattaaaaattgacTAATAAATTATAGGCGCTGTTCTTGTACAGTTTGATGAAGATTCTAAACCTCGCATTATTGCATGTGCTTCAAAGTCTCTCACGATtgcggaaaaaaaatatccacACACCCAAAAAGAAGCTTTGGCTATGGTTTGGGGTGTGGAGAAATTTTCTATATATTTATTGTCAAATTCTTTCATAATTCGGTCTGATGCGGAATCCAATGAGTTCATTTTCAATAGTAAGCACAGAATTGGGAAACGAGCAGTTTCTAGGGCAGAAAGCTGGGCATTAAGGCTACAACCTTATACTTTTGAAGTAAAAAGCATTCCGGGATCGTTGAATATTGCCGATGCGTTATCAAGATTAGTTGAAGAATATAAACCTGCAGAATCTTTTGATGAATCTTTCGATAAACACCTTCTGTATAAACTAGATGCTGGCATCATTGATATATCATGGAATGAAATAGAGAAAATGTCGGAATCTGATATTGAACTTTCAAGAATTAGACAATGTTTGAGTATTGGAATATGGGAGACAGGATTACAACGATATGAAGTTCAAGCTGATCATCTGCGTACCTTAGGAAGTTTGGTTTTCAAGGATGATCGAATAATAGTCCCTGATCGTTTGCGAAGCAAGGTTTTAGAATCAGCACACCGGGGACACATGGGTATTGCCTCAACAAAACGAATTCTTCGTGAATATTTTTGGTGGCCTGGTATGAGCACAGAGGCTGAAAACTTCGTCAAAAAATGCAGAACTTGCTTACAACTTTCGAAGAAAAATCCACCAATTCCATTGTCCACAAGAAAATTACCTCATggtccttgggaaattcttcagattgATTTTTTCACCGCTAAGGACTTTGGAAAAGGAGAATTTCTCGTAATCGTTGATATATATTCAAGGTAATgtagttaaaaataaaaattacaaatacATCTGTTTCTACTATacataagaaaaaacaaaattacagATATTTGCATGTCATTGAAATGGATAGTATGGATGCCGATAAAACTAATGAAGCGTTGAATAAAGTATTTTTGGTTTGGGGATGCCCGCTTATAATCCAAAGCGACAACGGACCCCCATTCCAAAGCGAAAGATTTATTTCTACGTGGGAAAATAAGGGGGTCAGAGTAAGGAAGTCAATACCGTTGAGCCCACAATCAAATGGTGCTGTAGAGCGGCAGAACAGAGGAATCAAAGAAGCACTAGCAGCTGCAAAACTGGATGAAGTTAACTGGAAATCTGCTTTAAACAATTATGTGCATATTCACAACAAAGTAAGGCCTTTGTCTAGCTTAGGGGTTACACCGTTCGAACTGTTGGTGGGATGGAAGTTTAGAGGAACTTATCCATGTCTTTGGGAAAGCTCGAAAAATACTCCTATAGATAGAGAAAATATAAGAGAGAAGGACGAGTTGTACAAGTTCAAGGCTAAGCAATATGCAGATGGTAGAAGAGGAGCAAAGGATTCAAACATTACAGTGGGTGATGATGTTCTCCTAGCTCAAAATAAAAACCTCAAGACGGATCCGACATTTGGAGCTGAAAGGTTTACTGTCATCGCCAGAGAGGGAGCAAAAGTTGTAATTAGAAGCGATCGTGGAGTTCAATATTCCAGAAATGTTCAGGATGTTAAGAAAATAATGCACGATAATGAACTATCACAAGAGGTTAAAATAACAAGTCAAGAACAATTAAGCTGTGAACTGGAGGAACAAACAAATGAAGAAAACGTAGCAACAGAGCGAGTTGAAAGACCAAAACGAAATATTGTTATTCCTAATAGATTCAAAGACATGCACTtgtattcaatttttcaatgagAGTAGAAATAGAGAGTAATGTAGTGATATATAGAATAAagatatgtataaataaattcaatttaatttactaaaaaaaataataataataaagtatATCAATGttatcataaaaaaatgaacataGAAACCCttgaaataataaacaaactaaGAACTCTGAGGAAAAAAACCTTTGCTATTCGATGGATTCAGTCTTTCAACGAATCTGAAGGAAGATAGACGTTTTTATCAAGAGACGGATTACACAACTTGGTATGGATGAAACCCACGGTCACAACATTGGCGCAGCCGGTAGGAATGATTATATTCTATCATCGaatcatagaaaaaaaatgcaagtATGGCTGAGTAAAGTCGAGCGGTAATCATCAGAATCTCCGCCTTCCCCATCGGAGTCTGCATTAGGGTGTATTTAAATTCTACATTAAAGTTTTCACAGGGCTTCTGCCTTCTCTATCAGTGCCTATGTTCAAGGATCTCCGCCTTCCCTATCGGAGTCCCAATTTCAGAACCTCCGCCTTCCCTATCGGAGTCCGAATCATGGTACATCCAATTACATTATAATAATGCAcatgcaagtttttttttatctttatttttctATGATCTCTGCCTTCCCTGTCGGAGACTGAATTTAAGGATCTCCGCCTTCTCTATCGGAATCCATATGATAGAATCTCTGTCTCTATCTGAATAATAATTTCCCTTGTCAGTTCTTTCCGTCAATTCGGAATACTCACCCACTTATATCAGAAGACTCGGCTGCGCCAATGTTGTGACCGTGGGTTTCATCCATACTAAGTTGTGGAATCCGTCTCTTGATAAAAACGTCTATCTTTCTTCAGATTCGTTGAAAGACTGAATCCATCGAATAGCAGAGGTTTTTCCTTAGAGTCCttagtttgtttattatttcaaGGGTTTCTATGTTCATTTTCTTATGATAACATTGATatactttattattatttttattttagtaaattaaattgaatttatttatacatatctTTATTCTATATATCACTACATTACTCTCTATTTCTACTctcattgaaaaattgaatacaAGTGCATGTCTTTGAATCTATTAGGAATAACAATATTTCGTTTTGGTCTTTCAACTCGCTCTGTTGCTACGTTTTCTTCATTTGTTTGTTCCTCCAGTTCACAGCTTAATTGTTCTTGACTTGTTATTTTAACCTCTTGTGATAGTTCATTATCGTGCACTATTTTCTTAACATCCTGGACATTTCTGGAATATTGAACTCCACGATCGCTTCTAATTACAACTTTTGCTCCCTCTCTGGCGATGACAGTAAACCTTTCAGCTCCAAATGTCGGATCCGTCTTGAGGTTTTTATTTTGAGCTAGGAGAACATCATCACCCACTGTAATGTTTGAATCCTTTGCTCCTCTTCTACCATCTGCATATTGCTTAGCCTTGAACTTGTACAACTCGTCCTTCTCTCTTATATTTTCTCTATCTATAGGAGTATTTTTCGAGCTTTCCCAAAGACATGGATAAGTTCCTCTAAACTTCCATCCCACCAACAGTTCGAACGGTGTAACCCCTAAGCTAGACAAAGGCCTTACTTTGTTGTGAATATGCACATAATTGTTTAAAGCAGATTTCCAGTTAACTTCATCCAGTTTTGCAGCTGCTAGTGCTTCTTTGATTCCTCTGTTTTGCCACTCTACAGCACCATTGGATTGTGAGCTTAATGGTATTGACTTCCTGATTCTGATCTCCTTATTTTCCTACGTAGAAATACATTTTTTGCTTTGGAATGGGGGTCCGTTGTCGCTCTGGATTATGGCATCCCCAAACCAAAAATACTTTATTCAACGCTTCATTTAGTTGTATCGGCATCCATACTATCCATTTCAATTACATGCAAATATctgtaattttgttttttatgtATAGTAGAAACAGATgtatttgtaatttttatttttaactacATTACCTTGAATATATATCAACGATTACGAGAAATTCTCCTTTTCCAAAGTCCTTAGCGGTGAAAAAATcaatctgaagaatttcccaaggaccATGAGGTAATTTTCTTGTGGACAATGGAATTGGTGGATTTTTCTTCGAAAGTTGTAAGCAAGTTCTGCATTTTTTGACGAAGTTTTCAGCCTCTGTGCTCATACCAGGCCACCAAAAATATTCACGAAGAATTCGTTTTGTTGAGGCAATACCCATGTGTCCCCGGTGTGCTGATTCTAAAACCTTGCTTCGCAAACGATCAGGGACTATTATTCGATCATCCTTGAAAACCAAACTTCCTAAGGTACGCAGATGATCAGCTTGAACTTCATATCGTTGTAATCCTGTCTCCCATATTCCAATACTCAAACATTGTCTAATTCTTGAAAGTTCAATATCAGATTCCGACATTTTCTCTATTTCATTCCATGATATATCAATGATGCCAGCATCTAGTTTATACAGAAGGTGTTTATCGAAAGATTCATCAAAAGATTCTGCAGGTTTATATTCTTCAACTAATCTTGATAACGCATCGGCAATATTCAACGATCCCGGAATGCTTTTTACTTCAAAAGTATAAGGTTGTAGCCTTAATGCCCAGCTTTCTGCCCTAGAAACTGCTCGTTTCCCAATTCTGTGCTTACTATTGAAAATGAACTCATTGGATTCCGCATCAGACCGAATTATGAAAGAATTTGACAATAAATATATAGAAAATTTCTCCACACCCCAAACCATAGCCAAAGCTTCTTTTTGGGTGTGTGGATATTTTTTCCGCAATCGTGAGAGACTTTTAAGCACATGCAATGATGCGAGGTTTAGAATCTTCATCAAACTGTACAAGAACAGCGCCTATAATTTATTAGTAAAACTTTTAATTATTCATTAAAATAATATATATAAGTTTATTACCTAAGCCATACGGGGAAGCGTCCACATACAATTAGGTACGATCTTCCTTACTGAAATATCCTAATGTTCGAATACTTCTCCatgcattatttttcaaatattcaaattcgtCTTCTAACTGTTGATTCCAATAAAAACACCTTCCTTGATAAGTTCGCGCAAATGTCTTGTTTTGTCCGCTCTTTGATGTATGAACTTTTCAACAAATGTAATCAATCCTAAAAACTTTTGGCTTCCGCTAGCGATTGAGGGCTCGAAAATTTTGAAtagcttttattttatcatCTTCAATGCTCCATCCTTCTTCTGATAATCTGAATCCAAGAAACCTAACTGATTTTTGTCCAAACGCACATTTTGAAAGATTTATGCaaacattattatttttcaatcGATTTAAAACTTCAGCCAGATTTTTGTCGTGCTCCTCCTTGGTTTCTCCGTGAACTAATATATCATCTAAGTAATTCACAGTTCCTTTGCATCCCTTCAAGATGATTGACTGAAgtatttcttgaaaaatatctGGTGCATTACATAGACCAAAAGGCAATCTGCAGTAACGGTATAAAGCATCCCCAGCGAAAAAGTTGGTTAAATGTCTAGAATCTTCATCAAGTTCTACGTGAAAGTATGCACTGGTGAGGTCGATGGTTGAAAAGAATGTTGATCCGTGAAGCTCCATGAGTATTGATTCAAACGTAGGCATTTTAAATGGTGTTCTATAGATACACTTATTCGGACCACGAAGATCAATCACTATTCTAATATCATCTTTTCCTTTGGGAACAACCAAAAGCGATGAACAAAATGATCTGTCCATTTCTTCAGTCACTTCTTCGATTATTCCTGACCCGGAATGGAATAAGTTAATAACATGTAATGTAtacatttaaaatatatttttaataccTGTTGCAAGTAATTCATCCATTTTCTTTTAGTCATATCTTTGAATGGTGGTGGTATGTGTGTATACACATTGCGAGATGGTggaatatttttattgtatttcaaAGATACTGGAGGAACATTGAATTTAGGAAAATGCTTTGATGCTGCTACTGCGTTAATTTCTGTCATGTCTAATAGAGCCAGCTCACAAGGCCAAACTTTGTAGTCGATATCCTTCACAGGTACGTCAAGCCCCACAGCAAGTACACTATATCTTAATGCTGTGTTGTACCCTAATAATGACCTGGCCTCGTCCACAACATAAaatttttctgtgaattttggtCTATCTTCCGTGATATGTAGCTCAGCAGAAAATGTTGCGAGAACATCAATATTCTTGTCTGATCCATAACCTTTTAATGGTTTGTCTGATTGATAACGAACATCATAAATAAGTTTCTTACTGGGTTCACTCGACAGAATAGTATTGAATGTAGATTTGGTAACCGTATTAACTTGAGCGCCAGAATCTATGAAAAATTCGACATCAATATTGGCTATTTGTCCAAGAATAATAGCCGTTTCTTTCTTTCCATGTCTTTTCCCGACAGCGACTTTATCAACGTAGATTGGATCATTTCCAGTTAGTCTAGGAATCTATAATATATATTTACTTAATAAGTTACCATTCTCTAAAATAGCTCTTATATATTGAattagaacttttttttaatttaaataacggAGATGTATACGTTAGTTAAAATCTATTCATcattcttttcgaaaaaaaaaaaaaaaactaaaagaaTCATATTACAAAAACATAcaatcaacaatattttaataacaagaaaaaaaatatttttagtaattTGATAGCATTTGAAGCAACTTGCCTAGAAAGCATgtcatttaaatatttaaatcatcatCGGAAAATACCTTCTCTTCCTTTTCGTCAGCGTCCTCATTATGATCACTTATAATGGCAATCCTACGGGATTCGTTGAACCGGGAACTCGATGAATCTTCATTTTGCAATCGTCTCTTTAGCCCTCGAGGTCCAGAGTTCATTGTACACATTCGCGAAATATGACCCTTAATTTCGCACTTGTGGCAAACTTTGTCAATCATGGGGCACTCAGGGGCTTTGTGATATGTGCTGCCGCATCTCCAACATTGGTTAGCTTCAGTCCTACGACCAGACAACTCTGAATTACGCGCAAAGATCTTTCTTCGTCCTCTGTTTGCACTAGGGCGGTTATTATAGTACGCATCGTTTCTGCCGCTTGGATTCAAATTCTTCTTGCCATCTAATAAAAAccaattttggtttaaaaaacaCATTGAAACTTATGTTTATAATTACATACCACCAAATCTTGCTTGACGAAAGTTCCGTTGATTGGAATAATAACCGACAGCTGCTATTATAGCAGGGTTGTGCCTCACCGGTGGATTACGCTGTTGAGATTTTTCAAACTCCTCCTCATTAAATCGCTCTATTTCCGAATCACGAACAGCATCACACATATCCTTTAAAGAACCTTGTCGAACCCAATTCCTATGTGCAAGTGTACGCACCCAGCAATCAAGAGTTCCTTTAGTTATTGTACGCACCATAGCTTCCATTTCTTCGGTCTCATGATATCCACATAATTTTGTTGCTGCTCCGACTCTTCTTACAAACTGAACACTATTTTCATCCTTCTTTTGTACCATATTGATTAACTTGCTTCTTTGTGATAGTATATACGTTCTTGAACCAAAATACTCGTTTAATCGTGCAAGGGCATTTGGAATACGGTTCAATTTTCTCATCCGGCATTCCAGGTCGGGTTGCTGTACTTTCATACACTTCTAACAACTTTGCACCagcttttattttaaaatacccATCCTAGTCTTTTCATCAGTTGACTTCATTAAATCCAAAGATGCTTCCATGATTTGCTTCCAGTGCTCATAAGATTTTCTATCTATCTCCGTTTCTCCATCCGAAGGAAGACATTCCGGAATACCCAATGCGTTGATTGGCATCCCGCTCATGGAGGCCGGTGAAATCCCAGACATTACTGGCGATGACGTATCGATGCGAGCTCTGCTATAGCGGACATGTTGTGTAGCTTCTGGCTGCTGTACCAGTAATTCGACATCATTAGTTTCATTCGGATCTGCGTGGCTTATCTTCGTTTTCAATTTTCTATTCTCGTTTCGGAGAGCTTTTATTTCCTTCAGTAGCTCGTGTTCAGTCATGTTCGATTTACTGAGAAACAACCATTATAAGAATATTATTAGTGTTGCTATGGTAGTTGTTAGTAGttgtaaatagaaaaaaaatgcaagtATGGCTGAGTAAAGTCGAGCGGTAATCATCAGAATCTCCGCCTTCCCCATCGGAGTCTGCATTAGGGTGTATTTAAATTCTACATTAAAGTTTTCACAGGGCTTCTGCCTTCTCTATCAGTGCCTATGTTCAAGGATCTCCGCCTTCCCTATCGGAGTCCCAATTTCAGAACCTCCGCCTTCCCTATCGGAgtccgaatcataacaaaccatacaaaaaaaatatttttagtaattTGATAGCATTTGAAGCAACTTGCCATTAGAAAGCATgtcatttaaatatttaaatgacATGCTTTCTGTTACGACCGAAGATCGCCTGTTGGATGTTTCGGATAGATTCTAAGGAAATAGTCGATCTTTACTCTTGCGAGGGTCAATCCAAACTCAGCTTTATTAACTCTGTTACTTCTATGTACATCTAGAGAGTATGGTGAGATCTACATCATATCAACTCTCTCATCTCCCCCCTTTAAAATTCTAATTCACTTTTGTTTCAATATAATGTTCATcacttattttaatcaaattcacTTATCGTAATTCTATCAAAACTTAATCCAATATAAATCCTCTTATTTACTATGTTTCATTTTCCTTAGAAAATAAACTATACTAATCAAAtccatttatttaattttttttaaattttcttcttcttaatgaTAGATTTTATGTTCATATTTctgtattttgaattttgaattcttGTTGAGCGGCGTAATGTTTCGTTTAATTTTTGCTTGGGTTTTGTTCCTAATTTAGAATTGCTTATAGTAGTGcctaattttgaatcttcttcATTGTTTTTGTTCTGTACATTATCAGTATCTATggaatttttcaatataaatgGTTTCTGTGGAATACATTTCAACTGATTTTTATGCGCTGTGCGTGTATCCCCATTGATGCAAATTATGTACGTTAGGTTAGACATTTTTTTAACGATAGTCGCTTCGGAACTGAATGCTCGCCCATTTGCTTTAAATGTATAAATTACTT
Encoded proteins:
- the LOC134207093 gene encoding uncharacterized protein LOC134207093, with protein sequence MDETHGHNIGAAESSDISGKSNMTEHELLKEIKALRNENRKLKTKISHADPNETNDVELLVQQPEATQHVRYSRARIDTSSPVMSGISPASMSGMPINALGIPECLPSDGETEIDRKSYEHWKQIMEASLDLMKSTDEKTRMGIFKIKAGAKLLEVYESTATRPGMPDEKMEPYSNALARLNEYFGSRTYILSQRSKLINMVQRRMKIVFSL